One Chitinophaga sp. H8 DNA window includes the following coding sequences:
- a CDS encoding alkaline phosphatase family protein, with the protein MKLSTLIICAIVLGGITSCKKKPGIPRPDHIIIVMEENHSYDEVMGSANAPYINQLAKEGALFTDAHGVVHPSQPNYLAIFSGSTQGVIADECLEDTLPYTTPNIAASLIRGGFTFKGFAETMPSPGFLDCYNQRSELTGAHLYARKHAPWVNWQGTQPNGIPAELSQPMTAFPKDFNELPTLAYVIPDMDNDMHNIGKPGDSAAIQRADHWLKDKLEAYVEWAKTHNSILILTFDEDDFKEVNHIPTIIVGAGVKPGVYKEKINHYSVLHTIEAMYDLPVQDTNREQPIMSVWMN; encoded by the coding sequence ATTGGGTGGGATCACTTCTTGCAAAAAGAAACCAGGTATTCCCCGCCCGGACCATATCATCATTGTGATGGAAGAAAACCATAGTTATGATGAAGTGATGGGTAGTGCCAATGCACCTTACATCAATCAGCTGGCCAAAGAAGGGGCGCTGTTTACAGATGCACATGGTGTGGTGCATCCCAGCCAACCCAATTACCTGGCTATATTTTCCGGTAGCACCCAGGGGGTGATTGCAGATGAATGCCTGGAAGATACGCTCCCTTATACCACGCCCAATATTGCCGCTTCTTTGATCAGAGGTGGATTTACATTTAAAGGATTTGCAGAAACGATGCCATCACCCGGATTTTTAGATTGTTATAACCAGCGAAGTGAATTAACAGGTGCTCACCTCTATGCGCGTAAACATGCACCCTGGGTAAACTGGCAGGGAACACAACCCAATGGTATCCCGGCGGAGTTAAGTCAGCCTATGACTGCCTTCCCGAAAGATTTCAACGAGTTGCCAACGCTGGCCTACGTAATACCTGATATGGATAATGATATGCATAACATCGGAAAGCCGGGAGATTCGGCGGCTATTCAACGGGCCGACCACTGGCTGAAAGATAAACTGGAAGCGTATGTGGAATGGGCTAAAACACATAACAGTATACTGATCCTTACTTTTGATGAAGATGATTTTAAAGAGGTAAACCATATCCCTACTATCATTGTAGGGGCAGGTGTAAAGCCGGGTGTGTACAAGGAAAAGATCAATCACTACAGTGTGTTACATACCATTGAAGCAATGTATGATTTACCGGTGCAGGATACCAACCGGGAGCAACCGATTATGTCGGTATGGATGAATTAG
- a CDS encoding ABC transporter ATP-binding protein: protein MNVTKYYNKHLILEIPALLLKNGFYWIKGANGSGKTTLLKMIAGLIPFDGDISFNGINLRKHPLAYRRSISWAEAEPSYPPFMTGAELIALYQRIRKATLSEVRAFLDLFNMHDYVDSAIGTYSAGMVKKLSLVLAFIGSPALVILDEPLITLDPDALTKVCTYIHEQHQHSNTTFIMSSHQELDAHLLSSGEVLTVNNKQISS from the coding sequence ATGAACGTCACAAAGTATTACAATAAACATTTAATACTTGAAATACCGGCGCTGCTACTAAAGAATGGATTCTACTGGATCAAAGGTGCCAACGGCTCCGGTAAAACTACTTTACTGAAAATGATCGCAGGACTGATCCCCTTTGATGGTGATATTTCCTTCAATGGCATCAACCTGCGTAAACATCCGCTTGCCTACCGGCGAAGTATCAGCTGGGCAGAAGCAGAGCCTTCCTATCCTCCGTTTATGACGGGAGCAGAACTCATCGCGCTTTACCAGCGGATCAGGAAAGCTACACTCAGTGAAGTCCGTGCTTTTCTCGACCTTTTTAACATGCACGATTATGTAGATAGTGCGATTGGCACCTACTCTGCCGGTATGGTTAAAAAGCTGTCGCTCGTGCTGGCATTTATCGGCAGCCCGGCGCTCGTTATATTAGACGAACCGTTGATCACCCTGGACCCGGATGCGCTCACAAAGGTATGCACGTATATTCACGAACAACATCAGCACAGTAACACTACTTTTATCATGAGTTCGCACCAGGAACTGGATGCCCACTTATTATCATCCGGCGAAGTGCTTACCGTCAACAATAAGCAGATTTCCTCCTAA